A single window of Pseudarthrobacter psychrotolerans DNA harbors:
- the yajC gene encoding preprotein translocase subunit YajC, translating into MNIVLFAMLGIFIFMMFRRNKKTKEQQATLQSQFEPGVEVMTSFGLYGRIISMDDAENKVVLELSPGNLATVHRQAVTKIVEPAVEAETPAVPDDASSLTTEEAGAPTASTETPDETLKRLNDEGKKDN; encoded by the coding sequence ATGAACATCGTCTTGTTCGCAATGCTCGGAATCTTTATCTTCATGATGTTCCGACGCAACAAGAAGACCAAGGAGCAGCAGGCCACGCTGCAGTCCCAGTTCGAGCCCGGTGTTGAGGTCATGACGAGCTTCGGACTCTATGGCCGGATTATCTCCATGGACGACGCCGAGAACAAGGTTGTCCTGGAACTCTCGCCCGGGAACCTGGCCACCGTCCACCGCCAGGCCGTGACCAAGATTGTGGAACCGGCCGTCGAAGCCGAGACTCCGGCCGTCCCGGATGACGCTTCTTCCCTGACCACTGAAGAAGCGGGTGCCCCGACAGCATCCACTGAAACCCCGGACGAGACGCTGAAGCGCCTCAACGACGAGGGCAAGAAGGACAACTAG
- a CDS encoding glutamine amidotransferase yields MSVESLGIGPDGFEQNSKGTLRVLQLYPRDMNIYGDWGNALVIRQRISWHGYTPELLEYNVGDEFPAAVDLIVGGGGQDSGQLVIKDDLQSQAGVLTKLAEDGAPMLVICGLYQLFGRFFKTRLGSVIPGIGVLDVETHGTDERLIGNVRVATEEFGEVLGYENHSGQTTLGSGVRPLGTVAKGTGNNSSDGHEGARYKNVVASYLHGSLLPKNPAIADFLIRTAAERKFGTFVPGGPDDSYAVLAREHAARRPR; encoded by the coding sequence ATGAGCGTTGAATCACTGGGCATTGGGCCGGACGGCTTCGAACAGAATTCCAAGGGCACACTCCGGGTCCTGCAGCTCTACCCGCGGGACATGAACATCTACGGCGACTGGGGCAACGCCCTGGTGATCAGGCAGCGGATCAGCTGGCACGGTTACACCCCGGAGCTGCTGGAATACAACGTCGGCGACGAGTTTCCGGCCGCTGTTGATCTCATCGTGGGCGGCGGCGGCCAAGACAGCGGACAGTTGGTCATCAAGGACGACCTGCAGTCGCAGGCCGGCGTCCTCACAAAACTGGCCGAGGACGGCGCGCCGATGCTGGTGATCTGCGGGCTGTACCAGCTGTTCGGGCGCTTCTTCAAGACCCGTTTAGGTTCGGTCATTCCGGGCATCGGTGTCCTGGACGTGGAGACGCACGGCACGGACGAACGCCTGATCGGCAACGTCAGGGTGGCCACCGAAGAGTTCGGCGAGGTCCTGGGCTACGAGAACCACAGCGGGCAGACCACCCTGGGTAGCGGCGTCCGGCCGCTCGGCACCGTGGCCAAGGGCACCGGCAACAACAGCAGCGACGGCCACGAGGGCGCACGCTACAAGAATGTGGTGGCCAGTTACCTGCACGGTTCGCTGCTGCCCAAGAACCCTGCCATCGCAGACTTCCTTATCAGGACCGCCGCTGAACGTAAGTTCGGGACTTTTGTTCCCGGTGGCCCTGATGACAGCTACGCCGTGCTGGCCCGGGAGCACGCGGCGCGCCGTCCGCGCTGA
- the secF gene encoding protein translocase subunit SecF produces MSSSFANFGNELYTGKRSYNFVSAKKLWFIIAAVAVALSILIPVAKGGFNLGIEFRGGSEFTVSNVQSTDSALGEKVVEDVVAGSVPRVANVAGTTMRIQTDKLTDDETLRIKEGLTTAYGVTDNEVTSTFIGPTWGADVTKQALIGLIVFVALAAVLMALYFRTWKMSLSAMAGMLVTMFITAGVYALSDFEVTPSAIIGFLTVLSYSLYDTVVVFDKIRENTADIDASSRRTFGEEVNLAVNQTLVRSINTMMVAILPVGAILFIGAGLLGAGTLRDLSLALFVGILIGTAATIFIAAPMYAWLRQNEPDLVKQARRVEHRRSANNARTQESAAPAGA; encoded by the coding sequence ATGTCCAGCAGCTTCGCCAATTTCGGCAACGAGCTCTACACAGGGAAGCGCTCCTACAACTTCGTCAGTGCCAAGAAACTGTGGTTCATCATCGCGGCGGTGGCGGTGGCGCTGTCCATCCTCATCCCGGTTGCCAAGGGCGGCTTTAACCTTGGCATCGAATTCCGCGGCGGTTCGGAGTTCACTGTCTCCAACGTGCAGAGCACCGACTCGGCCCTTGGCGAAAAGGTTGTTGAAGATGTTGTGGCCGGCAGCGTTCCGCGCGTGGCCAATGTCGCCGGTACCACCATGCGGATCCAGACGGACAAGCTCACGGATGACGAGACCCTCAGGATCAAGGAAGGGCTCACCACTGCCTACGGTGTCACTGACAACGAGGTGACCTCAACCTTTATCGGTCCCACCTGGGGTGCGGATGTCACCAAGCAGGCCCTGATCGGCCTGATCGTCTTTGTGGCCCTGGCCGCAGTGCTGATGGCGCTGTACTTCCGGACCTGGAAGATGTCGCTGTCCGCAATGGCTGGAATGCTGGTGACGATGTTCATCACCGCCGGCGTGTATGCCCTCAGCGACTTCGAGGTGACGCCCTCAGCCATCATCGGGTTCCTGACGGTGCTCAGCTACTCGCTGTACGACACGGTGGTGGTCTTCGACAAGATCCGTGAAAACACCGCTGATATTGATGCGTCCTCGCGCCGCACTTTCGGTGAGGAAGTCAACCTCGCCGTCAACCAGACCCTGGTGCGTTCCATCAACACCATGATGGTGGCCATCCTGCCGGTCGGCGCCATCCTGTTCATCGGTGCAGGCCTTCTGGGGGCAGGCACTTTGCGAGACCTGTCCCTGGCACTGTTCGTCGGAATTCTGATCGGTACTGCGGCGACCATTTTTATTGCTGCCCCGATGTATGCCTGGCTGCGCCAGAACGAACCTGACTTGGTCAAGCAGGCGAGGCGCGTTGAACACCGCAGGTCCGCGAACAATGCCCGGACCCAAGAATCGGCTGCGCCCGCAGGGGCCTGA
- the ruvC gene encoding crossover junction endodeoxyribonuclease RuvC gives MTLRVLGVDPGLTRCGIGVVDVERNRRATMVAVGVVGTSPEETLDKRLLVIALAIDEWLDRYEPHVLAVERVFSQLNVSTVMGVAQASGVVIAAAARRGIPVALHTPSEVKAAVTGSGTSNKEAVTKLVTKILRLDAPPRPADAADALALAITHAWRAGSGAAVATTGPGSLSLTPAQRAWADAEAKARRGR, from the coding sequence GTGACCCTGCGCGTATTGGGCGTTGACCCGGGCCTCACCCGCTGCGGCATCGGCGTTGTCGACGTCGAACGGAACCGGCGGGCCACGATGGTGGCCGTTGGGGTAGTGGGTACTTCGCCCGAGGAGACCCTGGACAAGCGCCTGCTGGTTATTGCCTTGGCCATCGACGAGTGGCTGGACCGCTACGAGCCGCATGTGCTCGCCGTCGAACGCGTTTTTTCCCAGCTCAACGTCAGCACGGTGATGGGGGTGGCGCAGGCCTCCGGTGTGGTGATTGCCGCCGCGGCCCGGCGCGGGATCCCGGTGGCTCTGCACACGCCGTCGGAGGTGAAAGCAGCCGTGACCGGCAGCGGCACCTCCAACAAGGAAGCTGTGACCAAACTCGTCACGAAAATCCTCCGGCTGGACGCGCCGCCGCGGCCGGCGGACGCGGCAGACGCCCTGGCACTTGCCATCACCCACGCATGGCGGGCCGGCAGCGGCGCCGCCGTGGCCACCACCGGCCCCGGCAGCCTCTCGCTGACGCCGGCCCAGCGCGCATGGGCCGACGCCGAGGCGAAAGCGCGCCGCGGGCGCTGA
- a CDS encoding CapA family protein: MGKRLGAASVRAVAVRSASVVSAGILAAAVLAGCGLIAEQTVPSAGAAAGTGAGTGQPSPTPTPTPTPTPTPGAGPACPTLRCTSVLVTGDMLIHAQLWQQARDDAAAVGKPGLDFAPLLEGQRRYIQASDLAICHQETPVAGPDGPFSAYPSFNVPPQIITASKAVGYQACTTASNHTIDRSTDGVLRTLDALDAAGLKHTGSYRTKTESQGILILQTKAAKIAIIQGTYGLNGQYPEYAWQVDMLDAPTMIAKAVKARALGADIVLGAMHAGDEYASEANAQQQDAAHALVDSGQFTMIYGHHTHSVLPIENYKGTWIVYGLGNGVTELSPWYVVNNEGLLVRAQFSQDTAGRWTATDLAWAPSVIVRDAYRWCSVATDAPQGVCATPEADAATRLRTATVVDSMGAAAAGAHELLITKEP; encoded by the coding sequence ATGGGGAAAAGGTTGGGCGCTGCTTCGGTGCGCGCTGTTGCTGTTCGTTCCGCTTCAGTGGTGTCCGCAGGCATCCTGGCCGCGGCGGTGCTGGCAGGGTGCGGCCTGATCGCGGAACAGACCGTTCCTTCCGCCGGTGCGGCCGCGGGTACCGGCGCTGGAACAGGGCAGCCAAGCCCGACGCCGACCCCCACACCGACGCCTACGCCCACCCCGGGCGCGGGGCCAGCATGTCCCACGTTGCGCTGCACGTCCGTGCTGGTGACCGGCGACATGCTGATCCATGCCCAGCTCTGGCAACAGGCCCGCGACGACGCCGCCGCGGTAGGCAAACCCGGGCTGGACTTCGCCCCGCTCCTCGAAGGCCAGCGCAGGTACATCCAAGCCAGCGACCTCGCCATCTGCCACCAGGAAACCCCCGTGGCCGGGCCCGACGGCCCTTTCTCCGCGTACCCGTCGTTCAACGTCCCGCCGCAGATCATCACAGCCTCGAAAGCGGTGGGATACCAGGCCTGCACCACCGCGAGCAACCACACGATCGACCGGAGCACGGATGGGGTGCTGCGCACACTCGATGCACTGGATGCCGCGGGGCTGAAGCACACCGGTTCCTACCGGACGAAAACCGAGTCCCAGGGCATCCTGATCCTGCAGACCAAGGCAGCCAAGATCGCCATCATCCAGGGAACCTACGGGCTCAACGGCCAATACCCGGAATACGCGTGGCAGGTGGACATGCTGGATGCGCCCACCATGATCGCCAAGGCCGTCAAGGCACGGGCCCTCGGCGCGGACATCGTACTCGGTGCCATGCACGCCGGCGACGAGTATGCCAGCGAAGCCAACGCCCAGCAGCAGGATGCGGCCCACGCCCTGGTGGACAGCGGCCAGTTCACCATGATCTACGGCCACCACACCCACTCGGTGCTGCCCATCGAAAACTACAAAGGCACCTGGATCGTCTACGGGCTCGGCAATGGAGTCACAGAACTGTCGCCCTGGTACGTCGTGAACAACGAAGGCCTGCTCGTGCGGGCACAGTTCAGCCAGGACACGGCCGGCAGGTGGACGGCGACGGACCTCGCCTGGGCTCCGTCGGTCATTGTCCGCGACGCGTACCGCTGGTGTTCGGTGGCAACGGACGCGCCGCAGGGCGTCTGTGCAACACCCGAGGCCGACGCCGCCACCAGGTTGAGGACCGCCACCGTGGTGGACTCGATGGGCGCGGCTGCTGCAGGCGCGCACGAACTGCTGATCACCAAAGAACCTTGA
- the ruvA gene encoding Holliday junction branch migration protein RuvA, with product MISFLRGTVAHVGLSSAVIDLNGAGMSVNATPQTLSRLRTGEEGKLFTSLIVREDSLTLFGFASDDEREVFDVLLSVSGVGPRLALAVLAVHEPEAIRVAAHTGDSKTFTKVPGIGPKVAGRIVLELAGKLVPHGTAGAPGVSTPAEAAWKPQVVAAMTSLGWSEKDAAASIEKALADDPEVEFRGNVAEILRTTLRWLGQDGARAGNRVGSRG from the coding sequence TTGATCAGTTTCCTTCGCGGGACAGTAGCGCACGTTGGCCTTTCCTCTGCCGTAATCGACCTCAACGGTGCCGGCATGAGTGTTAACGCCACGCCGCAGACCCTCAGCCGCCTCCGCACCGGCGAGGAAGGGAAGCTCTTCACCTCGCTGATCGTGCGCGAGGATTCGCTCACCCTGTTCGGTTTTGCCTCCGACGACGAACGCGAAGTTTTTGACGTCCTGCTGAGTGTCAGCGGCGTGGGCCCGCGGCTCGCACTGGCGGTGCTCGCCGTGCACGAGCCTGAAGCGATCCGGGTTGCTGCCCACACAGGTGACAGCAAAACGTTCACGAAGGTGCCGGGCATCGGCCCCAAGGTGGCCGGGCGGATCGTGCTGGAACTGGCCGGCAAGCTGGTGCCGCACGGTACGGCAGGTGCCCCCGGAGTGTCCACTCCGGCCGAAGCAGCCTGGAAGCCCCAGGTGGTGGCGGCCATGACCAGCCTCGGCTGGTCGGAAAAGGATGCCGCTGCCAGCATCGAGAAGGCCCTTGCGGACGATCCCGAGGTTGAATTCCGTGGCAATGTGGCCGAAATCCTGCGGACCACGCTGCGCTGGCTGGGCCAGGACGGCGCGCGGGCCGGCAACCGCGTAGGCAGCCGTGGCTGA
- a CDS encoding YebC/PmpR family DNA-binding transcriptional regulator — MSGHSKWATTKHKKAILDSRRAKSFAKLIKNIEVAARMGGPDLAGNPGLELAVTKAKKTSVPADNIDRAIKRGAGLTGEVVDYTEIMYECRGPQGSALLIECLTDNKNRAASEVRLAISRNGGTIADPGSVSYLFSRKGVVSMPKNGLSEDDVLMAVLDAGAEEVKDNGDSFEIHSEPTDLQAIRDALKEAGMEYETDEAEFVPSMQVPLDLDAAKKFMKLVDALEELDDVQNVYSNADLSDEVQAALEAE, encoded by the coding sequence ATGTCAGGACACTCCAAATGGGCAACGACCAAGCACAAGAAGGCCATCCTCGATAGCCGCCGCGCAAAATCGTTCGCCAAGCTGATCAAGAACATCGAAGTCGCTGCACGTATGGGTGGACCGGACCTCGCCGGCAACCCGGGCCTGGAACTCGCCGTCACCAAGGCCAAGAAGACGTCGGTGCCCGCCGACAACATCGACCGTGCCATCAAGCGTGGCGCCGGCCTCACCGGTGAAGTGGTTGACTACACCGAGATCATGTACGAATGCCGCGGCCCGCAGGGTTCAGCGCTGCTGATCGAGTGCCTGACGGACAACAAGAACCGTGCAGCCTCCGAGGTCCGCCTGGCCATTTCCCGCAACGGCGGCACCATCGCCGACCCGGGTTCGGTGAGCTACCTCTTCAGCCGCAAGGGCGTCGTCTCGATGCCGAAGAACGGCCTGAGCGAGGACGACGTCCTGATGGCCGTCCTCGACGCCGGAGCCGAGGAAGTCAAGGACAACGGCGACAGCTTCGAGATCCACTCCGAGCCGACCGACCTCCAGGCCATCCGCGATGCCCTCAAGGAAGCCGGAATGGAGTACGAGACCGATGAAGCCGAGTTCGTGCCGTCCATGCAGGTGCCGCTGGACCTCGATGCCGCCAAGAAGTTCATGAAGCTCGTGGACGCCCTGGAAGAGCTCGACGACGTCCAGAACGTCTACAGCAACGCCGACCTCAGCGACGAAGTCCAGGCCGCCCTGGAAGCTGAGTGA
- the secD gene encoding protein translocase subunit SecD translates to MARTGPNNSGLRVLVWLGVVLAVLTAVLAGGTLAGQASWAPKLALDLEGGTQMILAPKVEGGSDINEEQLNQAVAIIRQRVDGSGVAEAEISTQSGRNVVVSLPGTPTKETRDLIQASADMNFRPVLLNGDGAPVPTESLTPEDQLPKPTAEPANGSDINWITADIYRQFETMDCNNPAPESPEASDPAKPLVTCEPATATTPAIKYILGPVEVKGSNIVTSSFQLQQGAHGAVTNDWAVNIQFDNEGTAKFKTVTERLNQFYVAAGGESGNDPKAQFAIVLDDHVISAPRSLAVITDGRPQITGKFTEKTAKALSDQLRFGALPISFEIQSDQQISATLGGEQLRMGLLAGIIGLLLVVVYSLFQYRALGLVTIASLVVAGSLTYLAIALLGWTENYRLSLAGVAGLIVAIGQTADSFIVYFERIRDELREGRGLVSAVENGWKRAKRTVLASKAVNLLAALVLYFVAVGNVRGFAFTLGLTAIADLIVVFMFTHPTLQVLARTKFFGEGHRLSGLDPKRLGVLPLYRGAGRLRTPEAKPSVVRAKNTGAAAEAERRMTIAERRLAEKQEQLTSSSKSAAKENK, encoded by the coding sequence ATGGCACGAACTGGCCCTAACAACTCAGGCCTGAGGGTACTGGTGTGGCTCGGCGTAGTCCTCGCCGTGCTGACCGCCGTCCTGGCCGGCGGCACCCTTGCCGGACAGGCAAGCTGGGCACCCAAGCTGGCACTGGACCTCGAGGGTGGCACCCAGATGATCCTGGCGCCCAAGGTTGAGGGCGGTTCGGACATCAATGAAGAGCAGCTCAACCAGGCTGTGGCCATCATCCGCCAGCGTGTGGATGGTTCAGGTGTTGCCGAAGCGGAAATCAGCACGCAGTCCGGCCGCAACGTCGTGGTCAGCCTTCCCGGCACACCTACGAAGGAAACCCGGGACCTGATCCAGGCCTCCGCGGACATGAACTTCCGCCCGGTATTGCTGAACGGAGACGGCGCGCCCGTCCCCACGGAATCCCTCACCCCCGAAGACCAGCTTCCGAAGCCCACGGCAGAGCCCGCCAATGGCAGCGATATCAACTGGATCACCGCGGACATCTACCGCCAGTTCGAAACCATGGACTGCAATAATCCCGCGCCGGAAAGCCCGGAAGCGTCCGATCCCGCCAAACCCCTGGTTACATGTGAACCGGCAACGGCGACGACGCCGGCCATCAAGTACATCCTGGGTCCGGTGGAGGTCAAGGGCAGCAACATTGTCACGTCCTCCTTCCAGCTGCAACAGGGTGCGCATGGCGCTGTGACCAACGACTGGGCCGTCAACATCCAGTTCGACAACGAAGGCACCGCCAAGTTCAAGACGGTCACCGAACGCCTCAACCAGTTCTACGTGGCAGCAGGCGGCGAGTCCGGCAACGATCCCAAGGCGCAGTTCGCGATTGTCCTCGATGACCACGTCATCTCCGCACCGCGGTCACTTGCTGTGATCACCGACGGCCGGCCACAGATCACCGGTAAGTTCACCGAAAAGACAGCGAAGGCGCTCTCGGACCAGCTCCGCTTCGGCGCGCTCCCCATCAGCTTCGAAATCCAGAGCGACCAGCAGATCTCCGCGACCTTGGGTGGCGAACAGCTGCGCATGGGTCTCCTTGCAGGCATCATCGGGTTGCTCCTTGTGGTGGTCTACTCACTCTTCCAGTACCGGGCCTTGGGCCTGGTGACCATTGCATCGCTGGTGGTGGCCGGAAGCCTCACCTATCTGGCCATTGCCCTCCTGGGCTGGACTGAAAACTACCGGCTTTCCCTGGCCGGCGTGGCGGGCCTCATTGTTGCCATCGGCCAGACCGCTGACTCGTTCATCGTCTACTTTGAACGCATCCGCGACGAACTCCGCGAGGGCCGTGGATTGGTCTCCGCTGTGGAAAACGGCTGGAAGCGGGCCAAGCGCACAGTCCTGGCCTCCAAGGCCGTGAACCTGCTGGCCGCCCTGGTGCTCTACTTTGTGGCGGTCGGCAACGTCCGCGGGTTCGCATTCACGCTGGGTCTGACAGCCATTGCCGACCTCATCGTGGTCTTTATGTTCACGCACCCGACCCTGCAGGTCCTGGCGCGCACCAAGTTCTTCGGGGAGGGCCACCGGCTCTCCGGCCTTGACCCCAAGCGGCTCGGTGTTTTGCCGCTTTATCGCGGCGCCGGACGCCTGCGCACGCCTGAGGCCAAGCCTTCCGTAGTCCGGGCCAAGAACACCGGCGCGGCCGCCGAGGCAGAACGGCGCATGACCATCGCAGAACGCCGCCTCGCGGAAAAGCAGGAGCAGCTCACCAGCTCCTCCAAGAGCGCAGCCAAGGAGAACAAGTAA
- the pdxT gene encoding pyridoxal 5'-phosphate synthase glutaminase subunit PdxT: MTNPLSAASARVGSGLRIGVLALQGDFREHLRAVEAAGAAGVGIRRPSELEGLDGLIIPGGESTAIDKLARAFELAGPLKDRIRDGLPVYGSCAGMILLADEIADPATDLAGNPQQTFGGLDITVRRNAFGRQRESFETDLDFKGLDFSATESGVAPVHAVFIRGPWVERVGAGVEILAQVEPADPEHASHAAGLPGTARIVAVRSGHLLATSFHPEVTGEKRVHELFIRMIRGDA, translated from the coding sequence ATGACAAACCCCCTTTCGGCTGCTTCTGCACGCGTGGGCTCGGGCCTGCGGATCGGCGTCCTGGCGCTCCAGGGCGACTTCCGCGAACACCTCCGGGCCGTGGAAGCCGCCGGTGCCGCCGGCGTCGGAATCCGCAGGCCTTCGGAACTGGAGGGCCTGGACGGCCTCATCATTCCAGGCGGCGAATCAACAGCCATCGACAAGCTGGCCCGCGCCTTTGAGCTGGCCGGACCGTTGAAGGACCGGATCCGCGACGGACTGCCGGTCTACGGTTCCTGCGCCGGCATGATCCTCCTCGCCGACGAGATCGCCGACCCGGCCACGGACCTGGCCGGCAACCCGCAGCAGACCTTCGGCGGCCTGGACATCACGGTGCGGCGCAACGCCTTCGGCCGCCAGCGCGAGTCGTTCGAAACGGACCTGGACTTCAAGGGCCTGGACTTCAGCGCCACGGAATCCGGTGTTGCCCCAGTGCATGCAGTGTTCATCCGCGGCCCTTGGGTGGAACGCGTCGGAGCGGGCGTGGAGATCCTGGCCCAGGTTGAGCCCGCCGACCCGGAGCACGCCTCCCATGCGGCCGGCCTGCCGGGGACAGCTAGAATTGTTGCAGTGCGTTCCGGCCACCTGCTGGCCACCTCCTTCCACCCGGAAGTGACTGGGGAGAAACGCGTACATGAACTTTTTATCCGCATGATCAGAGGAGACGCGTAA